The sequence GTCGGCAAGTTCCTGCTCAAAAGCAATGAGTTTTTTCTCTTCCTGTATGACATTCAGTTTGTTATATAAAATCAGACGCTCTTCTATATTGCTGACATATTCATCAGGAATAAGTACTTCAAGGTCGGTTTCGATAACACATTCCTGAAAGAGTTTTTCCTGATCTTTTTCATCGAATATATCGCTGAATTCTTCGAGTTTGAGCTCAGCAACGGCTTCATCCAGAATTTTTTTATAGGTTTCGATTCCGATTTCATTGATAAAACCGCTTTGTTCAGCACCAAGCAGATTTCCTGCTCCCCTGATGTCGAGGTCGCGAAGGGCAATATGAAGCCCGCTGCCGAGTTCTGAAAATTCCTCAATGGCAGCCAATCTGCGTCTGGCATCAATGGTAAGGCTGGCAAAATCAGGGATGATCAGATAGCAATAGGCCTTTATATTGGATCTGCCAACACGTCCTCTCATCTGATACAGGTCGCTGAGGCCGAAATTCTGGGCATCATCAATAATGATGGTGTTGGCATTGGGAATGTCGAGCCCTGATTCAATGATGTTGGTCGAAACAAGTATGTCGTAATATCCGTCAATAAAATTCAGCATGGTTTCTTCGAGGTCGTAGCCTTCCATTTGTCCGTGAGCCACCCCGACTTTTGCATAAGGAACAAGGTTTTTCACAATGTTGGCCGTCCTGTTCAGATCTTTTATCCTGTTGTGGACGAAAAACACTTGTCCTCCCCTGTCAAGTTCCCTTTCAATGGCTTCCCTGATAATATCCTTGTCAAAAGTTTTGATATAGGTTTCAATGGATTGCCGGTTGGGTGGCGGAGTGTTAATGACAGAAAGGTCGCGGACACCCATCAGCGAAAACTGAAGTGTGCGGGGAATTGGCGTTGCAGTAAGTGTCAGCGTATCCACATTCACTTTTAAAGCCCGGAGTCTTTCTTTTGCTGCTACTCCGAATTTTTGTTCTTCATCGATGATTAAGAGCCCAAGGTCTTTGAATTTAATTTCCTTGCCAAGCAATTTATGTGTCCCGATGATGATGTCAGTCTTACCGTTTTCAAGCCTTTTCAGAATTTCTTTCTGCTGCCCGGGCGATTTGAATCTTGACAAATATTCAATATTGCAGGGAAAATCTTTCAGTCTTTCGGAAAAAGTTTTAAAATGCTGAAAAGCAAGGATGGTAGTAGGAACCAGCACGGCCACCTGTTTGCTGTCGGCCACGGCTTTAAAAGCAGCTCGAATGGCCACTTCAGTTTTTCCATAACCGACATCCCCGCATATCAGCCTGTCCATCGGATAGCTTCTTTCCATGTCGAGCTTCACATCTTCGGTGGCTTTACTTTGGTCGGGAGTATCTTCATAAATAAAAGAAGCCTCGAGTTCAACCTGCATATAGGTATCAGGAGAAAAAGCAAAGCCTTCTTTTGTCTTTCGCTGGGCATAGAGTTTAATCAGGTTGCGAGCAATGTCTTTAACCCTGCTCTTGGTTTTGTTTTTCAGGTTTTCCCAAGCTTTTGAGCCTAAACGGTGCAAAACAGGCTGGGTCCCTTCTTTTCCGGTATATCTTGAAATTTTATGTAAGGAATGAATGCTGACGTACAACAAATCCCCGTCTTTGTATTCAATACGCAAAGCCTCCTGTTTTCTTCCGCCTGCCATTATTTTTTCAAGGCCTGAAAATCGGCCGATGCCATAATTGATATGGGTTACATAGTCACCGGGCTTAAGCTGATACAGTTCCTTAAGTCCAAGGGCTTTATTTTTGGTAAATGTTTTTTCCTGCCTGTATTTATGAAAACGGGCAAAAATTTCATGCTCCGTAAAAACCGCTATTTTAAGCTGATGATCGGTAAATCCACTCTGCAGACTTTCATAAACCGCCTTGAAACTGACATCCGGATTGATATCTTCAAAAATAGCATAAATACGTTCTATTTGCCGTGATGACTCCGAAAAAATATAATTGGTATAGTTGTTTTTCTGGTTTTCAAGAAGTGTTTCAGCGAGCATGTTAAAATTCCGGTTGAAAGAAGGCTGAGGTGTCAGTGAGAAACTTACCTGTTGATCAATGTTTAGTTTTTCGGTATGAGAA is a genomic window of Sphingobacteriales bacterium containing:
- the mfd gene encoding transcription-repair coupling factor, coding for MSKKDLLAAFQKHPGISELAKLLETYTAIKLFAEGLKGSSRALAGSLLAELTGRDCCFILSDREEALYFINDLETFSERFKSYFFPSSFKNDDPEIIFNPSIQKRTEVLNIISRKSQQPRLIVTYPEALTELVVSVGVIESNTLTLKAGKELDIDFLIDFLNEYGFEAGEYVYEAGSYAIRGGIIDVFSFGNTYPYRIELKGDNIESIREFDPETQLSLRKMDFISIIPNLEQPSTSGMMIPFTGILSPECVILLQSPDLVYARMDSFRKKIRKAEKQEEKENQVQLLDAKTFFTNLIQFSCVSFSHTEKLNIDQQVSFSLTPQPSFNRNFNMLAETLLENQKNNYTNYIFSESSRQIERIYAIFEDINPDVSFKAVYESLQSGFTDHQLKIAVFTEHEIFARFHKYRQEKTFTKNKALGLKELYQLKPGDYVTHINYGIGRFSGLEKIMAGGRKQEALRIEYKDGDLLYVSIHSLHKISRYTGKEGTQPVLHRLGSKAWENLKNKTKSRVKDIARNLIKLYAQRKTKEGFAFSPDTYMQVELEASFIYEDTPDQSKATEDVKLDMERSYPMDRLICGDVGYGKTEVAIRAAFKAVADSKQVAVLVPTTILAFQHFKTFSERLKDFPCNIEYLSRFKSPGQQKEILKRLENGKTDIIIGTHKLLGKEIKFKDLGLLIIDEEQKFGVAAKERLRALKVNVDTLTLTATPIPRTLQFSLMGVRDLSVINTPPPNRQSIETYIKTFDKDIIREAIERELDRGGQVFFVHNRIKDLNRTANIVKNLVPYAKVGVAHGQMEGYDLEETMLNFIDGYYDILVSTNIIESGLDIPNANTIIIDDAQNFGLSDLYQMRGRVGRSNIKAYCYLIIPDFASLTIDARRRLAAIEEFSELGSGLHIALRDLDIRGAGNLLGAEQSGFINEIGIETYKKILDEAVAELKLEEFSDIFDEKDQEKLFQECVIETDLEVLIPDEYVSNIEERLILYNKLNVIQEEKKLIAFEQELADRFGPLPWQVNDLLDLIRLKWQATKLGVEKITFKNSVMKLFFPYVYSKSEKFGKHIFVKILNFSKNHPNICRFSEKPNGLELVIKPVVFIDEALRLVSEIHQSG